Proteins from a single region of bacterium:
- a CDS encoding DUF4340 domain-containing protein produces MTAQKEKIKKNTKFVKRWILLTGLLGILVGMFFLVPQGIKKVAEWNKPVETVFEPVFSIQPEQVISIDVRGQGDRVSLEWQNDAWQFTHPVEARANTQAVRYFLEKICHWIPERKYSVLKQQESETGGDAFGFKHQSVCYVLQDQTGKKFVVTSGGQEKITNRIFARIEQTETVYLLPKIAFINMTGLAYRLRDHHLFIAPLTDTVRINFREGSSAVTLERTVRQSRQKIMPIFGEDNKLATVYDDVIGSTDWMVTYPYKIPANQEIVALLLETMSNWEVIQFVEESVGARTNLSKYGLSDSYGEISFLSADGRYPRDVDFGRPHGEDGPVFVKTSMNSKIFKIRKEALQTVQSLFNEVPSRQLVYFLEKIAQIEVLTSRWRIAMVREDDVWGATVQERLSHKKKRVIRRHYQEKEMRYSFGGEGIIEALLALEYIDTLNKENPFYAGFFNAKQVVKFLFFKFNGNLMEVFKLFKSEDSDEIFYLQRQSDNDVYLINNQIIGVILTEIKKAKARSGKKK; encoded by the coding sequence ATGACTGCTCAAAAAGAAAAAATAAAGAAAAATACCAAGTTCGTTAAAAGGTGGATTCTACTGACAGGGCTGCTGGGTATTTTGGTGGGTATGTTTTTTTTGGTTCCCCAAGGGATTAAAAAAGTTGCTGAGTGGAATAAACCGGTTGAGACGGTTTTTGAACCGGTGTTTTCAATTCAACCGGAGCAGGTAATCAGTATTGATGTGCGCGGGCAAGGTGACCGTGTTTCATTGGAATGGCAAAATGATGCGTGGCAGTTTACCCATCCGGTTGAGGCCCGGGCCAATACGCAGGCGGTTCGCTATTTTTTAGAAAAAATTTGTCACTGGATTCCGGAACGGAAGTACTCGGTTTTAAAACAGCAAGAGAGCGAGACCGGGGGGGATGCCTTTGGATTTAAGCATCAATCGGTTTGCTATGTCCTGCAGGATCAGACTGGGAAAAAATTTGTCGTGACGAGCGGCGGGCAGGAAAAAATCACCAATAGAATTTTTGCCCGGATTGAACAGACCGAGACGGTTTACCTGCTGCCTAAGATTGCTTTTATTAATATGACGGGGCTGGCATACCGGCTGCGTGATCATCATTTATTTATAGCGCCGCTGACAGATACAGTGCGGATTAATTTTCGTGAAGGCTCTTCCGCCGTGACCTTGGAAAGAACGGTTCGCCAGAGCAGACAAAAAATTATGCCGATTTTTGGAGAGGACAACAAACTTGCCACGGTCTATGATGATGTGATCGGGAGCACTGACTGGATGGTAACCTATCCCTATAAAATCCCGGCCAACCAAGAGATTGTTGCCTTGCTTTTGGAAACCATGTCAAACTGGGAAGTTATTCAATTTGTAGAAGAGAGTGTTGGCGCGCGGACAAATCTTTCCAAATACGGTTTGAGTGATTCTTATGGCGAAATTAGCTTTCTATCAGCGGATGGGCGTTATCCCCGGGATGTTGATTTTGGAAGACCGCATGGTGAAGACGGACCGGTATTTGTGAAGACCAGCATGAATTCGAAAATTTTCAAAATCCGGAAAGAGGCGTTGCAGACAGTACAGTCGCTTTTCAACGAGGTCCCCAGCCGTCAGTTGGTTTATTTTCTTGAGAAGATTGCGCAAATTGAGGTGCTCACCAGCCGCTGGCGTATTGCCATGGTGCGGGAAGATGATGTCTGGGGGGCCACGGTGCAGGAACGACTGAGTCATAAAAAAAAACGGGTTATCAGACGTCATTATCAGGAAAAAGAGATGCGTTATTCTTTTGGGGGAGAAGGAATTATTGAAGCACTGCTTGCGTTGGAATATATTGATACGCTAAACAAAGAGAATCCTTTCTATGCCGGATTTTTCAATGCCAAGCAGGTGGTTAAATTTCTTTTTTTCAAATTCAATGGTAATCTCATGGAAGTCTTCAAATTATTTAAGTCCGAAGACTCCGATGAGATTTTTTATTTGCAACGCCAGTCGGACAATGATGTTTATCTTATCAACAACCAAATCATTGGTGTGATTCTTACTGAGATCAAAAAAGCGAAAGCCCGGTCAGGGAAAAAAAAGTAA
- a CDS encoding 1-acyl-sn-glycerol-3-phosphate acyltransferase codes for MTDDRHILKELGLWRPCLQRWTQSVGWYLFFLILKYWCGLRFEGTQMLAGLKQCVFAPTHASHLDFWAVLQGVPPALRTRTYVAAAKDHFYRYPVRRVVINLFSYHNFSLDRERASHVEYRRLCRILTSGKSLLMFPQGTRTRDGSLLPFKPMLVMLALDCEVPIVPVAVIGSFEAMPAGRFWPRRKMIRVRFGKPLFPKRPADLKKLSKISKKLNNELMQKIAALYHGKTE; via the coding sequence GTGACGGATGATAGACACATACTCAAAGAATTGGGTTTGTGGCGGCCGTGTCTTCAACGCTGGACGCAGTCTGTCGGTTGGTATTTGTTTTTTTTAATTTTAAAATATTGGTGCGGACTGCGGTTCGAAGGGACGCAAATGCTGGCGGGTCTGAAACAGTGTGTTTTTGCGCCCACCCACGCCAGCCATCTTGATTTCTGGGCAGTGTTGCAAGGTGTTCCGCCGGCCTTGCGTACCCGGACATACGTGGCAGCGGCCAAAGATCACTTTTATAGGTATCCGGTGCGCAGGGTGGTGATCAACCTGTTTTCCTATCACAACTTTTCCCTGGACCGTGAGCGCGCTTCCCATGTAGAATATCGAAGGCTTTGTAGAATTTTGACTTCCGGCAAGTCCTTGTTGATGTTTCCACAAGGAACACGAACACGCGATGGCAGCCTTTTGCCTTTTAAACCCATGTTGGTGATGCTGGCGCTGGATTGTGAGGTCCCGATCGTTCCTGTGGCAGTGATAGGGAGTTTTGAAGCCATGCCGGCAGGACGGTTTTGGCCGCGCCGGAAAATGATTCGCGTCCGTTTTGGCAAACCACTGTTTCCGAAAAGACCGGCGGATTTAAAAAAACTTTCCAAAATATCCAAAAAATTGAATAATGAGTTGATGCAAAAAATAGCAGCACTTTATCATGGCAAAACGGAATAA
- a CDS encoding NAD-dependent epimerase/dehydratase family protein gives MSRRIQTVLVTGATGFLGRHICHELLLQGLRVKGLILPNDPLSDQLDPRVEKYIGNILDETSLHLACQSCDTLVHAAGKTNLKFQGRKLLRKINLQGTEIVCRIAKRSGIRRLVHISSIGVLGAHAQPRPVSENSPAPNAAGQFNTYHRSKQKAEVLVLKQATRDFEVLVVQPCMLWGEGDWLLSSTGLAWHAVHDRRLHYPRQGGSSILDVTDAARGVVAALVHGKSGERYLLAGDNFTNQELFSHICQAVDPAYQPGVVPLFLVHLSGWIAEGLVRMGMRLDYSRDISSFCGVYWWGDSTKAKKTLGFKPQYCGIDVIQRTVVWHKNHRILANR, from the coding sequence ATGAGCCGCCGAATACAGACCGTTCTCGTTACCGGTGCGACAGGTTTTCTTGGCCGGCATATCTGTCATGAACTGCTTTTGCAGGGGCTGCGCGTCAAGGGGCTTATTCTGCCCAATGATCCTTTGAGCGATCAGCTGGACCCCCGGGTTGAAAAATATATCGGGAATATTCTTGATGAAACCTCGCTTCACCTGGCCTGTCAGTCTTGTGATACGCTGGTGCATGCCGCCGGAAAAACCAATTTAAAATTTCAGGGACGTAAACTCCTCCGGAAAATTAATCTCCAGGGAACCGAAATTGTCTGCCGGATTGCCAAACGATCGGGTATTCGCCGGTTGGTCCATATCTCCTCCATCGGTGTTTTGGGCGCGCATGCGCAACCCCGCCCGGTATCGGAAAATTCTCCTGCACCCAATGCCGCCGGCCAATTCAACACGTATCATCGCTCCAAACAAAAAGCCGAAGTCCTGGTCCTGAAACAGGCCACCCGGGATTTTGAAGTCCTGGTTGTCCAACCCTGTATGCTATGGGGCGAGGGAGACTGGCTGTTATCCTCCACCGGACTTGCCTGGCATGCCGTGCATGACCGGCGCCTCCATTACCCCCGTCAGGGCGGGAGCAGTATTTTGGATGTCACGGATGCGGCCCGGGGTGTTGTGGCTGCATTGGTGCATGGAAAATCCGGTGAGCGTTATTTGCTGGCCGGTGATAATTTCACCAACCAAGAACTTTTTTCACATATCTGCCAAGCAGTTGACCCCGCATACCAACCCGGAGTTGTTCCGCTTTTCCTCGTACATCTCTCCGGATGGATTGCCGAAGGCTTGGTCCGGATGGGCATGCGGCTTGATTATTCAAGAGATATCAGCAGTTTTTGCGGCGTTTATTGGTGGGGCGACAGTACCAAAGCAAAAAAAACTTTGGGCTTCAAGCCTCAGTACTGCGGAATTGATGTCATCCAACGAACCGTCGTCTGGCATAAAAACCACCGCATCCTTGCCAACCGATAA
- the thpR gene encoding RNA 2',3'-cyclic phosphodiesterase, with the protein MSQPRVVWLGVEKGGNTLKALQADLAGYLGKVGFTLEKRAFVPHVTLARIKGTQAQQACRALRLPAIPEQVVLPVKDILLMQSRLLPQGVQYTVLHRIPLQS; encoded by the coding sequence TTGTCACAGCCGCGGGTGGTATGGCTCGGTGTGGAAAAAGGCGGGAATACGTTGAAGGCATTGCAGGCGGATTTAGCGGGATACCTTGGCAAGGTTGGTTTTACTTTAGAGAAAAGAGCCTTTGTCCCGCATGTGACACTTGCGCGGATCAAAGGTACGCAAGCACAGCAAGCATGCCGCGCGCTGCGTTTGCCGGCAATACCGGAGCAAGTTGTTTTGCCGGTAAAAGATATTTTATTAATGCAGTCCCGTCTTTTACCCCAAGGGGTCCAATACACAGTACTGCATCGTATTCCCTTGCAGTCTTAA
- a CDS encoding CinA family nicotinamide mononucleotide deamidase-related protein — MKKKADRNPPAQAAIVAIGDELLHDRKDTNSQMIQDSLKQAGLMIGLRVVAPDQVSVLADVFLYLMGKFKLIVCCGGLGPTVDDITRIAVARATKMPLQPNPEIQCSLEKFFQSRGIAMPASNNRQALIPRGARILANDFGTAPGFFIQKKSYAIAVLPGPPSECLPMLRHKLLPLLKPAWKSKIFQKTIRVCGFAESYMQEVIGPVFEGDSRIQLGFLLDTPGEILIKLTATSKQPKEAMRDLTQAGRKISKILGESIVDLQGKPLPVVVGQLLRKQRQTVSVAESCTGGLIASRITDVPGCSDYFLEGIVTYSNRAKQAHLGVSQRALERYGAVSRVVALQMAKGVRKRAQTDWGLAITGLAGPGGGSKTKPVGLVYAALTGPDDRQASMKIQLPGSRTRVRAAGAAMALDFLRRALQNKQ, encoded by the coding sequence ATGAAAAAAAAAGCAGATCGCAACCCTCCCGCCCAGGCAGCCATTGTTGCGATTGGCGATGAACTGTTGCATGATCGTAAAGATACGAACAGTCAGATGATTCAGGACAGTTTAAAACAGGCCGGTTTGATGATTGGGTTACGGGTGGTTGCGCCTGATCAGGTGAGTGTTTTAGCTGATGTGTTTTTGTATTTGATGGGAAAATTTAAATTAATTGTGTGTTGCGGCGGATTGGGTCCCACGGTGGATGATATAACCCGCATCGCTGTGGCGCGTGCGACAAAAATGCCTTTGCAGCCGAACCCGGAGATTCAGTGCAGCCTTGAAAAATTTTTTCAATCCCGCGGCATTGCCATGCCGGCCAGTAACAACCGCCAAGCTTTGATTCCCAGGGGTGCCCGAATATTGGCAAATGATTTTGGGACAGCACCAGGTTTTTTTATTCAAAAAAAATCTTATGCCATCGCGGTTTTGCCTGGTCCGCCGAGTGAATGCCTGCCGATGCTCCGGCATAAGCTGCTGCCATTGTTGAAGCCTGCCTGGAAATCAAAAATATTTCAGAAAACGATTCGTGTTTGTGGATTTGCCGAATCATATATGCAGGAGGTTATCGGGCCTGTTTTTGAAGGGGATTCGCGTATTCAACTGGGATTTTTGCTGGATACACCGGGTGAAATTCTTATTAAGCTGACCGCAACCTCAAAACAGCCTAAGGAAGCGATGCGGGATCTGACGCAGGCAGGCAGGAAAATTTCGAAAATTCTGGGAGAGTCAATCGTTGATCTCCAGGGAAAGCCATTACCAGTGGTGGTTGGGCAACTACTGAGAAAACAGCGTCAAACAGTGTCTGTTGCAGAATCCTGTACCGGCGGCTTAATTGCTTCCCGGATAACGGATGTGCCGGGTTGTTCAGACTATTTTTTAGAGGGCATTGTCACCTATAGTAATCGGGCCAAGCAAGCGCACCTGGGTGTATCTCAACGCGCGTTGGAACGCTATGGTGCGGTGAGCCGGGTTGTCGCGCTGCAAATGGCAAAGGGGGTTCGCAAGCGCGCACAGACAGATTGGGGGCTTGCCATCACCGGGCTTGCCGGTCCGGGGGGCGGCAGTAAAACTAAACCCGTGGGTCTGGTTTATGCGGCCCTGACCGGGCCGGATGACCGGCAAGCCAGTATGAAAATACAATTGCCGGGTTCGCGGACAAGGGTTCGCGCTGCCGGTGCTGCGATGGCGCTTGATTTTCTGCGCCGTGCTTTACAGAACAAACAGTGA
- a CDS encoding SDR family NAD(P)-dependent oxidoreductase: MSCQKKTDSKSLQTAPAVLITGVSSGIGKAAALALLAAGYFVIGTVRKPADGQYLNQAGGVAATLDVSNVESISRIAKKMPQLLGNRSLLGIVNNAGISLCVPWQEVSLADFRTQLEVNLIGVAAVTQAFLPYLQKKNSKIIMISSTAARFTTAMMGPYSCSKYALEAMVASLRQELWHDGIQVISLQPGPVNTPIFDKTQKWISKKYARPLTNGVFGKFPEYAKSMGTHGLPPKRVAHAIVHTLQAKRPRLRQLISKNSLWFLLQPLIPTRLLDRMIANALYGKHRKDTSP; encoded by the coding sequence GTGTCCTGTCAAAAAAAAACCGATTCCAAATCACTCCAGACCGCTCCCGCCGTTCTCATCACCGGCGTTTCTTCCGGTATCGGCAAAGCGGCCGCGCTCGCCTTGCTGGCAGCCGGTTATTTTGTAATTGGAACTGTACGCAAACCGGCAGATGGTCAGTATCTTAATCAGGCCGGAGGCGTGGCAGCCACACTCGATGTCAGTAACGTGGAAAGCATTTCCCGGATTGCAAAAAAAATGCCTCAGTTACTGGGAAACCGTTCTTTACTGGGCATTGTTAATAATGCCGGCATCTCCCTGTGTGTTCCCTGGCAGGAAGTATCCCTGGCGGATTTCAGAACCCAACTGGAAGTCAACCTGATCGGCGTAGCTGCGGTCACTCAGGCCTTTCTGCCTTATCTCCAGAAAAAAAACAGCAAAATTATTATGATCAGTTCAACCGCCGCCCGCTTCACAACCGCGATGATGGGTCCCTACAGTTGTTCTAAATATGCGCTGGAAGCCATGGTCGCGAGTTTGCGCCAGGAATTGTGGCATGATGGAATTCAAGTCATCAGCCTTCAACCCGGACCGGTCAATACACCTATTTTTGATAAAACCCAAAAATGGATCTCAAAAAAATATGCCCGGCCGCTTACCAACGGTGTTTTCGGAAAATTTCCCGAATATGCGAAATCAATGGGTACGCATGGTTTGCCGCCCAAACGGGTGGCCCACGCAATTGTTCATACCCTCCAAGCCAAACGCCCCCGGTTACGTCAGTTGATATCAAAAAATTCGCTCTGGTTCCTGTTGCAACCTTTGATTCCCACCCGGCTGTTGGACCGAATGATTGCTAATGCGCTTTACGGCAAACACCGTAAAGATACATCACCATGA
- a CDS encoding beta-ketoacyl-[acyl-carrier-protein] synthase family protein has product MQDVYITGMSVMSSISAGSDVFWQALLKGESGVGPVTRFDTSWLPIHIAAEIKDFYALGNIRDAEKKELSPVATLGLSTARAALDQAGLLDAAGKNRFPEMDLLMASIHGDLNEYLTQCKKYWETNNTAEIKDIVKDTMVNNITFGFLNQMARRLGMTGYHGMNTNACAASGYAISLGVERIRQGKTALALCGGAEVLAEADYSGFCSLRALAAEACQPFDRDRRGLIIGEGCGVLVLESGESVKQRGIIPLAKIAGYGWSADAHHLSAPHPEGWGTRQSIVLALEDAQLEPKAIGGIIAHGTGTPGNDRTEANAFADVFGKQAIPVTAPKSMLGHTMGAASVIEAIIGILSLIHQTLPPTIHHYHTDSGCPIDVVAGKPRALQSRFCLTNSSGFGGNNDSLIFALP; this is encoded by the coding sequence ATGCAGGATGTTTATATTACAGGCATGAGTGTGATGTCGTCGATTAGTGCCGGGAGCGATGTCTTCTGGCAAGCATTGCTAAAGGGCGAATCCGGTGTTGGGCCTGTAACCCGGTTTGATACCTCTTGGTTACCGATTCATATTGCAGCGGAGATCAAAGATTTTTATGCATTGGGCAATATTCGTGATGCGGAAAAAAAAGAACTCAGCCCGGTTGCGACGTTGGGCTTGTCTACGGCGCGTGCAGCACTTGATCAGGCGGGGTTGCTTGATGCAGCCGGAAAAAATCGATTTCCGGAAATGGACTTGTTGATGGCTTCGATTCATGGGGACTTAAATGAGTATCTGACACAATGCAAAAAATATTGGGAGACAAATAATACTGCTGAAATAAAGGATATTGTTAAAGACACGATGGTCAACAATATTACCTTTGGTTTTTTGAATCAGATGGCCCGTCGGTTGGGTATGACGGGATATCATGGGATGAATACCAATGCGTGCGCTGCTTCCGGCTATGCCATCAGCTTGGGCGTTGAGCGGATCCGACAGGGGAAAACGGCGCTGGCTTTATGCGGCGGGGCGGAAGTATTGGCAGAAGCGGATTATAGCGGATTTTGTTCTTTGCGGGCATTGGCAGCTGAAGCTTGTCAGCCATTCGACCGTGATCGCCGGGGTTTGATTATTGGTGAAGGGTGTGGTGTGTTGGTTCTCGAATCAGGGGAATCCGTCAAACAACGGGGTATCATACCTTTGGCTAAAATTGCGGGGTATGGCTGGAGTGCGGATGCGCACCATCTTTCGGCACCCCATCCGGAAGGTTGGGGGACACGGCAATCCATTGTATTAGCATTGGAAGATGCTCAATTGGAACCTAAGGCCATAGGTGGTATTATTGCCCACGGCACAGGAACACCGGGTAACGACAGAACTGAAGCCAATGCATTTGCCGATGTTTTTGGCAAACAAGCTATTCCGGTGACAGCACCTAAATCCATGCTGGGGCATACCATGGGTGCGGCCAGTGTTATTGAGGCCATCATCGGCATTTTGTCATTGATCCATCAAACACTGCCACCCACCATTCATCATTATCACACAGATTCCGGTTGTCCAATTGATGTCGTTGCAGGTAAACCGCGCGCGCTGCAGAGTCGTTTTTGCTTAACCAATTCCTCGGGATTTGGCGGCAACAATGATAGTCTTATTTTTGCGCTGCCATGA
- a CDS encoding DUF1844 domain-containing protein, whose translation MGDAKEEKLFEMLFLQMVMSLNEAAMIQMGKTVNPATGKIEKNVVQAQGTIDLLRMLKKKTAVNLNDQEQQLLDKSIMNLEMDFVQEKEIRIKEQRSAGLPQDEVKRDMQAGETTVNVDEDFSDNDDGSDPNDTLGNRPGMNN comes from the coding sequence ATGGGAGACGCGAAGGAAGAAAAATTATTTGAGATGCTTTTTCTCCAGATGGTGATGTCTCTTAATGAGGCGGCCATGATACAAATGGGAAAAACGGTTAACCCCGCAACCGGAAAGATCGAAAAAAATGTTGTCCAGGCACAAGGCACCATTGATCTTTTGCGGATGCTGAAAAAAAAGACGGCGGTTAATTTAAATGATCAGGAACAGCAATTACTTGATAAAAGTATTATGAATCTTGAAATGGATTTTGTGCAGGAAAAGGAAATCCGTATCAAAGAACAGCGGTCAGCCGGTTTACCGCAAGATGAAGTTAAGCGCGATATGCAGGCGGGCGAGACAACCGTTAACGTGGATGAGGACTTTTCGGATAATGATGACGGCAGTGATCCGAATGACACACTCGGCAACCGGCCCGGCATGAACAACTGA
- a CDS encoding SDR family oxidoreductase, protein MEFRGKTALVTGGTGHIGRAVVKRLLQAGLSVAWTYHSNQVVADEMVAMGDPGKVMAIRTGENNLADARRIVKQVKDAWETVDYLINSIGVTCDRTFVRMEEEDWQTVMKLNLDVPFAFAKAVIFDQLKSQMGTIVNISSVAGLTGSAGQANYSAAKAGLIGLTKSLAREAGRFGVRVNAVAPGYISSSMTDQMPEKYKQAALAMIPLQRFGSSDEVAAAVAFLLSEESRYIQGQVLVVDGGMVAY, encoded by the coding sequence ATGGAATTTCGAGGTAAAACAGCATTGGTAACCGGCGGGACCGGACATATCGGCAGGGCAGTTGTAAAACGACTGCTGCAAGCAGGATTGTCAGTAGCATGGACATATCACAGCAACCAAGTTGTTGCAGATGAAATGGTTGCGATGGGTGATCCCGGCAAGGTCATGGCGATTCGTACCGGAGAGAATAATCTTGCAGACGCCCGCCGCATCGTAAAGCAGGTCAAGGATGCCTGGGAAACTGTGGATTATTTGATCAACAGTATTGGCGTAACCTGTGATAGGACGTTTGTACGCATGGAAGAAGAAGATTGGCAAACTGTCATGAAGCTTAATTTGGATGTGCCCTTTGCTTTTGCCAAGGCAGTTATTTTTGATCAATTGAAGAGCCAGATGGGCACCATTGTCAATATATCGTCAGTCGCCGGTTTGACCGGGTCTGCCGGTCAGGCAAATTATTCGGCTGCCAAGGCAGGATTGATAGGTTTGACAAAATCACTGGCGCGCGAGGCGGGTCGTTTCGGCGTTCGCGTCAATGCCGTGGCACCGGGATATATTTCATCGTCCATGACAGACCAGATGCCGGAAAAATATAAACAAGCTGCTTTGGCAATGATACCCTTGCAGCGTTTCGGGAGTAGTGATGAAGTCGCGGCTGCGGTTGCGTTTCTTCTCTCTGAGGAATCGCGCTATATTCAGGGTCAGGTTTTGGTGGTGGACGGTGGTATGGTTGCCTATTAA
- a CDS encoding tetratricopeptide repeat protein — MPLSFNTRRKNERRKRRLLLFTVISLVFFSAAVYLYGSRIRVSVHMNKGRAYYQQNNFDQALMEFNRVLAMHTNYPPAVDAIGLVYLAQGDLVRAEIKYEQAIKLGLKNNRHFNHAKVGEAYLNRGIYQPAELEFRHALDLSPRDAQARLGHALTLHALGKLTAAIDTYRKTLTLDPNLQVAQTNLTLARDELDRGFKYYIFDRQGVPLARYPVRNSGRRSYALAQYAAHLIGYTSDTHGQAGLERSLNTYLPGNSVTLTIDSTWQRAADQAMGWRKGSLVALNPKTGEILAMVNHPSFNPNSIDRDWKKIVRNKNQPLKNRAMEGLYKPGSIFKIITAAAALESELNMDHIFPVNCTGAVRFSGKTFWCWRRHGSIDSLQAALDTSCNMAMAEVGFSLGPDRLYEYSNKFGFGAPITCSFQSKVLDLSFPLATSVAPMVNDDRYALADRSCGLGQDIAISPLHAAMLAATIANQGKMMSPFFIKEIKNIKGDLLGQGVPSILRTPISPDSAKQIQHFMIDTVRHGIGRKAAVEGITVAGKTGTTGDSRQGLNGWFICFAPAENPQVAVAVYAEKEGTGMDMAAPIARRFLQSVLK; from the coding sequence ATGCCGCTTTCTTTTAATACACGCCGTAAAAATGAGCGCCGTAAACGCCGTTTACTTCTTTTCACGGTTATTTCCCTGGTTTTTTTCAGTGCCGCCGTTTATCTCTACGGCAGCCGCATCCGGGTCTCTGTTCATATGAATAAAGGACGTGCTTATTATCAACAAAACAATTTTGATCAGGCGCTGATGGAATTCAACCGGGTCTTAGCGATGCATACCAATTATCCGCCTGCGGTTGATGCCATCGGACTGGTTTATTTGGCACAAGGTGACCTGGTCCGGGCCGAAATCAAGTATGAGCAAGCCATTAAATTGGGGTTGAAAAACAACCGGCATTTTAATCATGCTAAAGTCGGCGAGGCCTATTTAAACCGCGGTATTTATCAACCGGCTGAACTGGAATTCAGACATGCGCTGGATCTATCACCCCGTGATGCCCAGGCACGCCTGGGACACGCACTCACGTTGCATGCGCTGGGAAAACTCACCGCTGCCATTGATACATATCGCAAAACCCTGACACTTGATCCTAACCTCCAGGTGGCGCAGACCAATCTTACACTGGCCCGCGATGAGCTTGACCGCGGATTCAAATATTATATTTTTGACCGCCAAGGCGTACCGCTGGCACGTTATCCTGTGCGAAATTCCGGACGCCGCTCCTATGCGTTGGCGCAATATGCCGCACATTTAATCGGGTACACCAGTGATACCCACGGGCAGGCTGGTTTGGAAAGATCCCTAAACACCTACCTTCCCGGCAATAGTGTCACCCTGACCATTGATTCGACCTGGCAACGGGCTGCGGATCAGGCCATGGGTTGGCGCAAGGGATCTCTGGTTGCACTCAATCCCAAGACCGGTGAAATTCTGGCAATGGTAAACCACCCTTCCTTCAACCCCAATTCCATTGATAGGGATTGGAAAAAAATTGTCCGCAACAAAAACCAACCTTTAAAAAACCGCGCCATGGAAGGACTTTACAAACCCGGATCTATTTTCAAAATCATTACTGCCGCAGCCGCTTTGGAAAGCGAATTAAATATGGATCATATTTTTCCGGTCAACTGCACCGGCGCTGTCCGTTTCAGCGGAAAAACATTTTGGTGCTGGCGCCGCCACGGTTCGATTGATTCATTACAAGCAGCCCTGGACACCTCCTGTAATATGGCCATGGCTGAGGTGGGCTTTTCTTTAGGCCCGGACCGCTTATATGAATACTCAAATAAATTCGGATTCGGTGCGCCGATTACCTGTTCTTTCCAATCAAAGGTGCTTGACCTCTCCTTCCCGCTGGCGACTTCGGTGGCCCCGATGGTAAACGATGATCGTTATGCTTTGGCAGACCGTTCCTGTGGTTTGGGTCAAGATATCGCGATCTCACCCCTGCATGCCGCCATGTTGGCCGCCACCATTGCCAACCAGGGAAAAATGATGTCACCGTTTTTTATCAAGGAAATAAAAAATATCAAAGGCGATCTGTTGGGTCAAGGCGTTCCGAGCATTCTTCGGACACCTATCAGTCCTGACTCCGCCAAACAAATCCAGCATTTTATGATTGATACCGTTCGCCACGGAATCGGGCGCAAAGCTGCGGTGGAAGGCATCACGGTTGCCGGTAAGACCGGCACCACCGGTGACTCACGGCAGGGACTCAATGGCTGGTTTATCTGCTTTGCACCTGCTGAAAATCCCCAGGTCGCTGTGGCTGTTTACGCTGAAAAAGAAGGAACCGGCATGGACATGGCTGCGCCGATCGCCCGGCGATTTTTACAAAGTGTGCTGAAGTAG